Within Dermacentor albipictus isolate Rhodes 1998 colony chromosome 3, USDA_Dalb.pri_finalv2, whole genome shotgun sequence, the genomic segment TCTGCTGCCGTGCAGGAGCCGAAACGTctctcaatttttctttttctttttatggttCGTATCCAGTTTTCAACAAGTTATCATGCCTCCTCGTGACCAGGCGTGTTCCCCTGATTGTGAAACCCCTGACTTCAAACTATATATTTTGCAACATTAACAACGCTTTTGCGCAGGCCTTTCTGTTTAGGCCTACCATGCTACCATGCCTACCATGCTGGAGTCAGGAACTCGGTGATAGCGGGCAACGCGCACATTTGTGGCACTTCGCAGTACACGCAAGAAGTGACGCATCTTCTGTCCGATGAAAgagctcagttttttttttcttttcgcaactCACCCTATCTTCATGCTCTTTATACATTGTAGTCCACTGACTGCATACGGCATCTCTCGAATTACAAGGCACAGAGTAACCCTTGCAAACTCGATTTCAATATTATAGTGCTCTTATTGAAGCCCTGGATGAACAATCATGATCGCGTTGGATTCTAAAAATATAGACCCCTAGCCGTCTTTGCCTCTAAACAGCAACATGGGAGGCCAATCGGAATTCCTGCGTGAGTaactcgataaaaaaaaaacttcagaaaGGTACGAAAGCAAAATGAAAGCATATATCGTTAGATTTAGGTTGCAGACAATCACGCCAATTCAAGTCAAGAGGTATAGAGGTATGGGCggcgtcaacgtgaagaaatggaCGTCACCCGCAACCAAAGTAGGATGTCAATATGCTGTGCTCCCCTCTGGAACGCAGGCTCGCCGCCAGGCGGCCCCCCTTCCCGACGGCAGCGAGCTGCTGCTGGGCCGCGCCCTGCAGTCGTCCTTCCAGTGCACGCGTGACGGCTACTACGCCGACCTGGAGACCAACTGCCAGGTGTTCCACGTGTGCCGCGGCGTGACCAAGGAGAACGGCAACGTCGAGTTCGAGCACCACGCCTTCGCCTGCGGCAACCAGACCGTCTTCAACCAGGCCTCCTTCACCTGCGCCTTCCTCGACGAGGCCATCCCGTGCAACAGCGCCAAGGACTTCTACTACCTCAACGAGCGCCTCTTCCAGGACAAGGACACCCCCATCCTCGGAGACGAAGAAGCTCAGAAGGCCGCCGAATTCTACCCGGCCCGTGCTGCTGCCAAGGCCTAAACAACGGCATGTGCGAAGGAGTGCGTGATGAATGACTGTGAGTGCGTGTACAAAGAACCTATTAAATAATATCGACCAATATAACTTCTTCggagtcatcttttttttttctttagaagttTAAACCAACATGAAGGTGTTCGTCCAGCTTTCGGTTTAGTAAAGCAATCTAACCGCTGCGATAGTGATCGGTTCATTGACGTCGGTGAACAGTGAACGAACATGAACATCGCCTAAATAGATGTATGATTTCGGTGGCTTTTCATGATGCACGAAATGTGTGAGAAGGCTTAAAATGAGGTAAGTTAGACCGTATATAGACCATCCTAGATGAAAAGGCGTCAAAAATAACCAAACAAAAAAGGTTGGTTTACTTCAATTCTCATGGCACACTTGCTTGGTTGCATGCGGCCAAAAAACACAAGACGCACGAATTTATGGCGCTACGTGTCACACTGATCTCGGGGCCGTTTGGATGttgggagagatggagtcgggagacgcaggcGTGCTCAGCAAACAGACTTTACGAATAAGAAACGCAAAATAAAGACACTCAAAATGGAACTCAGAACTCAACTGACAAAGATAAAACTCCACACTTGCTTGGGCTAAGTATGTCCTTATCCTCTCCTACGTTCGTCCGTAGCGCGTTCCGCGCGAAAGTCTGGCAAACCTGGCCTATGGCTGAACGCCTACAAGAAGGAACGCTCTTACAAAGTTCAGTCGTGGCACATATCTCCAAGTCCGATGTGCGTCAGCTCTTGGTCACCGTCGGCGCTCCCGTCGACTCCGCAAGTTTTGCTTCCTTGGCATCGGCCGGCCAACTCCTTCGTCTCGGATGCCGGTGTCCCGAACTATGTTGGTGACGTGGCACTCCAGGCTGCCTGGTTAGGCCTAACACCGGGCTCCGCCGCTACCTCTCCGAGTGCCGGCGGGACGCCCCGGGGACTACCATCCGTGCTGGTCTGCCGAAGAAGGGGGATCCAATTCCTTGAGTGCCCGGAACTGCCGTgggaggctgcagcaggtccaaggaGCCTCGATTCAACGTCGCCCAGTCGACGGCCACACCCAGTCGCCAGCGTCACGGTACTGTCGGAACCTCCATGGCTCTCGTCGCCAGAGGGAAGCTGGCGCTCCAACCTTCTaggcccagagccacgtcgatcATCCCAGCTTGGTGCCGCTCCTCCCCCGATAACACCTAGGGTCACacgcctcgagggctcgtgccgttcggacTGGTCGGCGCACATCatcctcttctcttctttttgtcTCCCATGCCTCTTATACATGACACTACATACGTTCGGGCGTTGTCATCACGAAACCTCTGTCTACGTGTGTATTTTTCAGTAGCGTTTTAAAAtttcaacttctttttctttattaggCACATAAAACGACGTTGCTAAACATGCTGCAGGCCGAAAGCTAGAAATTTAATCTCTCCCCTAGAGCACTCGGAAGACTGCTCATGTCGCTGCAGCGTGATACAGACCGACAGAAAAAGATCGCTGTTCAAGCGATGACAATTCACATCTTTTGTCGCCGTTCACTCTCTGCCATTTCTCCTCCTTTCCCCTTACATTTTTCTAATGTAAGCACAGCAGTTCATTCAGTTGACGTCACTTCCTTCCAATCGTTTCCTTTCTGTCTCGCTCCTCTCTTTTGCCTATTATCTGTAAATCGCAGTTTCCTATTTTTACGTGCGACATATACACCGAACGAAGGCGTTAGTTGGTAAATCAAGTCTTGCCAAAGCAAGTAGTGAAAGCCATGTTGGTCTTCCTTCCGATGCCTTGGGTTTCGCCTACGCGGCAAAGCTAACAAATGCACTCGCAGGATGCTGCGTGCTGATGACGTCCGTGCTGCTCGACGAATGCGAAGGCATATTCAACCTGGCCTTGACAAGGTCAACAGGAAGAGGTGGCTGTGTTTGCAGTAGCCGCTTATAGCAAGACGACAAGCATCTTTCACTACCAACGAGGCTCTTACatttcacatgtgtaaaaccacgTCACTGGAAGTAGTCTTGAAGCTAGTAAACAAAAATTAATTTCAACACCAATCCCGAGGTTTCCATCAAAGCTCAAAAAGCACATTCACCATTGAGTAAAAGCAACGTATACGGACGAGTATCGAAATAGCGTTTGGAAATGAACGCCAGGGAAAATGTATCCAGCCAGGATACAGTTGAGATACACAACAAATATTGACAAGGGGAGAAAAATGAGTGACACATTGTTGTGCAGCAGTGTCGTGGTGTACATTTTTTGACCGTAGTAGGTTCGGGAACGTGGCCAATACAGAGTGATTTAGGAAAGAAAATACGAAGCTTCTACTCTGTCGCATAAACACAGACATGTTTATATCGTTCAACAACATTTAACTTGATACAAGCATTACTATGAATCATTTCTATATATGGAGTCTCCATCTAATCTTAACACTACAGATATAGGTCACTGACGCTTGCACTTCACCATAATATTCGGTGTGGGGTGTCGAAGGAGGTCACGGCCAGAATGGTGTCGGCTTCGCGAGGTCTGCTGCTGAAGCATCCAGCTGGAGCCGAGCGTTGAAACGAGGTGTCACGACGGCTCGGGAACGTAGGCTTGGAGGCAAGTCCCGGATCACAAAGGCTGTGGTCTGTGTGCTGCGCTTGACGCCCCGCAGACGCGCACGAGCGGCAATGGTTGATCTGTAGGCTCAGGAGAACCAGGCATAGGCAGGAGCCTGGACTCATCGTCCTACAACTGCTTCTTCCGCCGCTGTTGCATCCTTCTCTCGGCTTATTCCCTCACACTGGCGTCGTTCTAGCATTCAATGCTCTCGCCATGAGGTTTGGTTTGCTGCCTATGGATATGGCTCAACCTACTACGGGGGATCGGTCATGGATCGGGCGGCGCAGTAGGTTAGAAGGGCAGAATACTTAAATAGAATTTTGTAATTTAGAAGTGATATGAAATGAATGCCAATCATTATTATCCGTTTTCAGGCTGTTTTATTTTAAAATTGGAAGTTAAATTTTTGTGTTCATATTGAGGAAAAGAAAACAATTAAGTTAACACGGCAGCCTCTGTTTCACTTACGAAATTAAGTATGGCACCAAATACGTTCCCATTGCAGCgccctagtgccgacgccccaaGAGACAATATGACAGGGAGCGTAATGCGCAATCCAAGTTGGCGAAggggaccttctagaagtcgcTTTCTGTGCACGTCGAACCCACGACGCTCTATAAGGAAATGTTCCATAGTTTCAGGTTCGTAGCAATAAAAGCAGTGAAGGGAAGG encodes:
- the LOC135917727 gene encoding U-scoloptoxin(01)-Cw1a-like, with product MKAAAVLLLAALVAAAPRARRQAAPLPDGSELLLGRALQSSFQCTRDGYYADLETNCQVFHVCRGVTKENGNVEFEHHAFACGNQTVFNQASFTCAFLDEAIPCNSAKDFYYLNERLFQDKDTPILGDEEAQKAAEFYPARAAAKA